Proteins encoded in a region of the Vibrio ponticus genome:
- a CDS encoding TonB-dependent siderophore receptor has product MFTKSQLALVIGAVLAAPAMAESVQTDEHMVVEGREYGYKADTNSTAMRMEATQLETPGQVAVIGEQLIDEQRASTLGDVLKNDASVSAGGTDRNRERFSLRGFELDSSSGFLRDGHQQWSHYRQPIELLERVEVVKGPSGLLFGKSAPGGLVNMVSKKPTYDTQVNVSQDVGSNDHTRTVVDVSGSLNEAETLRARAVLAKESYSSWREYGDGSKPQTERFVGGLFVDYDINDDVMVSVYHDYTNDDGGVDSGALFIDGKRYGSREHIWDAQWSNIENTVENTGITINANLTDNWSTTTGFNYQSYERHDVESFPDFGKLESDGTVTHGGADRTDKWGFRTAYFDLKGDVEFLGADHQLLFGSNWLGYRYDRYQGSLVAQDVAPGDTVGSPEWNTAKKPTDTYSEYETWGFYAQDMITLNDQWQVLAGVRFDRKVANGVAEEYVSPKFGVIYHPADNGSVYFSYSESFEPQGMVTSGRTVYANDGELLDAATGISYEVGTKWELMDGSLFVSGALFDITQENIILDVETDTANVYERTQDGEQHHRGAELTAQGLVTESLSITGSAMYLDAEITNHATYAGNRPADVPEFAASIWSSYAATENVDMNLGLVYEGSRYGDEANLFKKDGYARVDMGLAYNLKYDENLDIVARFTVENLFDKEYLAGGGSTSEVNGKVYAENVVIGEGRNYMATLQVKY; this is encoded by the coding sequence ATGTTTACTAAGAGCCAGCTAGCGCTTGTGATTGGCGCTGTATTAGCTGCTCCTGCAATGGCAGAGAGTGTACAAACTGATGAGCACATGGTTGTGGAAGGTCGCGAGTACGGTTACAAAGCCGATACCAACTCAACGGCAATGCGTATGGAAGCAACCCAGCTTGAAACTCCTGGGCAAGTTGCAGTTATTGGTGAACAACTTATTGATGAACAACGTGCAAGCACGCTAGGCGACGTACTGAAAAACGATGCGAGTGTAAGTGCTGGTGGTACAGACCGTAACCGTGAGCGTTTCTCACTGCGTGGTTTTGAGCTAGATAGTTCAAGTGGCTTCCTACGTGATGGTCACCAGCAGTGGTCTCACTACCGTCAGCCAATCGAACTGCTCGAGCGTGTTGAAGTGGTAAAAGGTCCTTCTGGTTTACTATTTGGTAAATCTGCACCTGGTGGTCTAGTTAACATGGTTTCGAAAAAGCCAACTTACGATACCCAAGTTAACGTTAGCCAAGATGTAGGTTCAAACGACCACACTCGCACAGTGGTTGATGTTAGCGGTTCGTTGAACGAAGCGGAAACTCTGCGTGCTCGCGCTGTACTGGCAAAAGAGAGTTACAGCTCTTGGCGCGAATACGGTGATGGCTCAAAACCACAAACAGAACGTTTCGTGGGTGGTTTATTTGTTGATTACGACATCAACGATGATGTGATGGTTTCTGTATACCATGATTACACTAACGATGATGGTGGCGTAGATTCTGGTGCGCTATTTATTGATGGCAAGCGCTACGGCAGCCGTGAACATATCTGGGATGCTCAATGGTCTAACATTGAAAATACCGTAGAAAATACAGGTATCACCATTAATGCGAATCTAACAGACAACTGGTCGACAACGACGGGCTTTAACTACCAAAGCTATGAGCGTCACGACGTAGAGAGTTTCCCTGATTTCGGCAAACTAGAATCAGACGGCACAGTAACTCACGGCGGTGCAGATCGTACGGATAAATGGGGTTTCCGCACAGCGTATTTCGACCTGAAAGGTGATGTTGAGTTTCTTGGCGCAGACCACCAACTATTGTTTGGTTCTAACTGGTTAGGTTACCGCTATGACCGTTACCAAGGCAGCTTAGTGGCGCAAGATGTAGCACCGGGTGATACTGTAGGTAGCCCTGAGTGGAATACGGCTAAGAAGCCAACAGACACGTACAGTGAATACGAAACATGGGGTTTCTATGCACAAGATATGATCACGCTGAATGATCAATGGCAAGTACTGGCGGGTGTGCGTTTTGATCGTAAAGTGGCGAATGGTGTAGCGGAAGAATATGTATCTCCTAAATTTGGCGTGATTTACCACCCAGCAGATAATGGTAGCGTGTACTTTAGTTACTCTGAAAGTTTTGAGCCGCAAGGTATGGTGACTTCTGGTCGTACCGTTTACGCTAACGATGGTGAACTGCTAGATGCAGCAACGGGTATTTCTTACGAAGTGGGTACCAAGTGGGAGCTAATGGATGGCTCGCTATTCGTATCAGGTGCACTATTCGACATTACTCAAGAAAACATCATCCTAGATGTCGAAACCGATACTGCGAATGTATACGAGCGCACACAAGATGGTGAGCAACACCACCGCGGTGCAGAGCTAACTGCGCAAGGTCTAGTAACAGAGTCACTAAGCATTACGGGTTCAGCGATGTATTTGGACGCTGAAATTACTAATCACGCGACCTATGCAGGTAATCGTCCGGCAGATGTACCAGAGTTTGCTGCAAGTATTTGGTCAAGCTATGCAGCGACTGAAAACGTGGATATGAATCTTGGTCTTGTTTACGAAGGTTCACGTTACGGCGATGAAGCAAACCTATTTAAGAAAGATGGTTATGCTCGCGTTGATATGGGTTTGGCTTACAACCTGAAGTATGATGAGAACCTAGATATTGTTGCTCGCTTTACAGTCGAAAACTTGTTTGACAAAGAGTACCTAGCAGGCGGTGGTTCAACAAGTGAAGTGAACGGTAAAGTGTATGCAGAGAATGTAGTTATTGGCGAAGGTCGCAACTACATGGCTACATTGCAGGTAAAATACTAA